Proteins from a single region of Pyrus communis chromosome 6, drPyrComm1.1, whole genome shotgun sequence:
- the LOC137737032 gene encoding protein HHL1, chloroplastic-like — protein sequence MEVGMSLNAAVRLPLSSSRTHEDGLVRHSLVSTKTTTQKAAEQRQVRRALVVESKGKRGMMARQFQPKKPPPPAMPKIEDDGNPRFVVFIRMANVYLWYPLSVISGGTTAKIMIAAKDNFLGKYIYKDTLARNLAAVIYRDEKEIQKTAFKQYRVLRSATDFRYGYKIVENGNMRAALSTSDVIELPTKDKLKTTFDKVKDFFGDAKESFGKLTTLNLSESEESEGKTEEQGKVKS from the exons ATGGAGGTGGGTATGTCTCTAAACGCAGCGGTTCGGCTTCCGTTGTCGAGCTCGAGGACCCACGAAGATGGTCTGGTCAGGCACTCATTGGTTTCCACAAAGACGACGACTCAGAAAGCGGCTGAGCAAAGGCAGGTCCGCCGCGCGCTGGTGGTTGAATCAAAGGGCAAAAGGGGAATGATGGCCCGCCAGTTTCAACCCAAGAAGCCTCCGCCTCCTGCCATGCCCAAGATTGAAGACGACGGCAACCCTCGTTTCGTCGTCTTTATCCGAATGGCCAAT GTTTACCTATGGTACCCACTTAGTGTGATATCAGGTGGTACAACGGCTAAAATCATGATTGCCGCAAAAGATAACTTTCTGgggaaatatatatacaaagaTACACTTGCTAGAAATCTTGCTGCAGTCATTTACAGA GATGAGAAGGAAATACAGAAGACAGCATTTAAGCAGTACCGAGTTTTGCGGTCAGCTACTGATTTTAGATATGGCTACAAAATTGTC GAAAACGGTAATATGAGAGCAGCACTTTCTACCTCGGATGTAATTGAG CTACCAACAAAAGACAAGCTCAAAACCACATTTGACAAAGTGAAGGATTTTTTTGGGGATGCAAAGGAATCTTTTGGCAAGCTGACAACACTAAACTTATCCGAGTCTGAAGAATCAGAAGGAAAAACCGAAGAACAGGGAAA GGTAAAGAGCTGA
- the LOC137738361 gene encoding small heat shock protein, chloroplastic-like translates to MSQTVSNVSPFFPLSSVKTKNVRYPVFSKPINGGGCFSHSSKNSLKAMAGDARDNLDHLQRATKLQQQQAQPRKRAAPAPPIGLWDRFPTAKTVQQMMETMEGLMEDPFAYSGGYRTPVPSETGGYSRGRTPWEIKEGEDAYKMRFDMPGMTKEDVKVWVEEKMLVVKAEKAVKKTENGAVVEENGEEWSAKSYGRYSSRIALPENVQFEKIKAEVKDGVLYITIPKASMTSKILDINVC, encoded by the exons ATGTCCCAGACCGTATCCAATGTCAGCCCCTTTTTCCCACTGTCATCTGTCAAAACCAAAAATGTGCGATACCCTGTTTTCTCAAAACCAATTAATGGTGGCGGATGTTTTAGCCACAGTAGTAAGAACAGCCTTAAGGCCATGGCAGGAGATGCAAGAGACAACCTTGATCACTTGCAGAGGGCCACCAAGCTCCAACAACAGCAGGCCCAGCCAAGAAAGAGAGCTGCCCCAGCGCCGCCCATCG GGTTGTGGGACCGGTTTCCAACGGCCAAGACAGTGCAGCAGATGATGGAGACGATGGAGGGTCTGATGGAGGACCCGTTTGCCTACTCCGGCGGGTACAGGACGCCAGTCCCGAGCGAGACGGGCGGGTACAGCAGGGGAAGGACGCCGTGGGAAATCAAAGAAGGTGAGGATGCTTACAAGATGAGATTCGACATGCCCGGGATGACAAAAGAGGACGTGAAGGTGTGGGTGGAGGAGAAAATGCTGGTTGTGAAGGCCGAGAAGGCTGTCAAGAAGACGGAAAATGGGGCGGTGGTGGAAGAAAATGGGGAGGAGTGGTCAGCCAAGAGCTATGGGAGGTACAGCAGTAGAATAGCGTTGCCGGAGAATGTTCAGTTTGAGAAGATTAAGGCTGAGGTTAAAGATGGGGTCTTATACATTACTATTCCAAAGGCGTCCATGACTTCCAAGATTTTGGACATCAACGTTTGCTGA
- the LOC137738303 gene encoding protein WVD2-like 7, whose translation MGESACLMRSLYDPSECSTEVKEGDPLRCLGESISFGRYMSEPLAWEKWSAFSHNRYLEEVEKFSKPGSVAQKKAYFEAHYKKKAAEKAAALLEVTNAGACNVTASSVTMYGNCESMDIESANGGSQMVVDKEQENVAPNSEVEVYSADVNSHNQNVEGNHLDIAKVDGAEAVIEASVNLESPIHVEISNQFENGKDQNEIVATLEEKMPNTILQEASGEENLASMSKKRMMNSSPRLSTKVRAPKVPPSPAKQAIRVQTINGKNATQMGKKVSSDLVDKRSLTAKSLHMSMHFTSHGGENEASKRTSPVVEKTRNSRSNTTKLDISINNPASHRRTAIRASVGGVLMQSSVDPWSKDRRAKTLLNKSVAGPIGDGKWISSSKDQSSTANGSKPRPPIVSCPFRLKSEERAEKRKEFYQRLEEKKNAKEAEHKLLQLRSNKREKAVGDVNKLHQSTALKAKQNQDLSSGLQLSSNHLNKIPMSQSRSPKLGRHSTAIKILDSSSRPFVNSHSSKCVTQKYNLSTYRMVPSLSKKNAHENSPPNILS comes from the exons ATGGGTGAATCGGCCTGCCTGATGAGATCATTATACGACCCTTCTGAGTGTTCCACTGAAGTCAAAGAG GGTGACCCCCTTCGTTGCCTAGGAGAATCGATCTCCTTCGGTAGGTATATGTCAGAACCTCTTGCTTGGGAGAAATGGTCAGCATTTTCCCACAATCGATACTTAGAAGAAGTCGAGAAGTTCTCCAAGCCCGGCTCAGTTGCTCAGAAGAAGGCTTATTTTGAAGCTCACTACAAGAAAAAAGCTGCCGAGAAAGCAGCAGCCTTGCTTGAGGTGACAAATGCTGGTGCCTGTAATGTTACAGCATCATCAGTAACTATGTACGGAAATTGTGAGTCCATGGACATAGAATCagcaaatggagggagccagaTGGTTGTTGATAAAGAACAGGAAAATGTTGCTCCAAATTCTGAGGTAGAAGTATACTCAGCTGATGTGAATAGCCATAATCAAAATGTTGAAGGGAATCATTTGGATATCGCCAAGGTGGACGGAGCAGAAGCGGTGATTGAAGCAAGTGTGAATTTGGAAAGTCCTATTCACGTTGAAATATCGAACCAGTTTGAAAATGGCAAGGACCAAAATGAGATTGTTGCCACCCTAgaagagaagatgccaaataCG ATCCTCCAGGAAGCTTCCGGTGAGGAGAATCTTGCTTCAATGAGCAAGAAAAGAATGATGAACTCTTCCCCAAGGTTATCCACTAAAGTTAGAGCACCCAAGGTACCACCGTCTCCTGCCAAACAAGCAATTCGTGTGCAAACCATAAACGGGAAAAATGCCACTCAAATGGGTAAGAAGGTTTCATCAGACTTAGTTGACAAGAGGAGTTTGACTGCAAAATCTCTCCACATGTCAATGCATTTCACTTCTCATGGGGGCGAAAATGAAGCCAGTAAAAGAACTTCACCAGTTGTTGAGAAGACCAGAAATTCGAGAAGTAACACAACTAAACTTGATATCTCCATAAATAATCCGGCTTCTCATCGACGAACTGCTATTAGG GCATCTGTTGGCGGGGTATTAATGCAGTCTTCAGTAGACCCATGGTCCAAAGATAGAAG GGCAAAAACATTACTGAATAAGTCAGTAGCTGGACCAATTGGAGATGGGAAATGGATATCCTCCTCAAAAGA CCAATCTTCTACCGCAAATGGAAGTAAACCACGACCCCCTATTGTATCATGTCCTTTTAGATTGAAGAGTGAAGAAAGAGCAGAAAAGCGTAAAGAG TTCTATCAGAGGctggaagagaagaaaaatgccAAGGAGGCTGAACATAAGCTGCTGCAACTGAGATCTAATAAAAGG GAAAAAGCAGTGGGTGATGTTAATAAACTACACCAGAGCACTGCCTTAAAAGCGAAACAAAACCAAGATCTGTCCTCGGGACTACAATTGTCAAGTAATCACTTGAACAAG ATTCCTATGTCACAGTCTCGGTCACCCAAACTTGGGAGGCACTCTACTGCCATCAAAATTCTGGACTCAAGCTCTCGACCTTTTGTCAATTCTCACAGCTCCAAGTGTGTCACACAAAAATACAATTTGAGCACATATCGAATGGTGCCTTCTCTTTCAAAGAAGAATGCTCACGAGAATTCTCCTCCCAATATCCTGAGTTGA
- the LOC137736484 gene encoding two-component response regulator ARR11-like, with product MESSFSSPRNDTFPAGLRVLVVDDDPTWLKILEKMLKRCSYEVTTCGLARDALHLLRQKKDGYDIVISDVNMPDMDGFRLLEHVGLEMDLPVIMMSVDGETSRVMRGVQHGACDYLLKPIRMKELSNIWQHVFRKKIHEIRDIESHESLEGIQLIRSGSDQYDEGYFLSADDLTSSRKRKDVDNKYDDKDFADFSSTKKARVVWSVDLHQKFVKAVHHIGFDKVGPKKILDLMNVPWLTRENVASHLQKYRLYLSRLQKENELKSSCGGMKHSDYSSKDAQGSFGLQNSISIQQSDVAHGSFKVSGDNLVSQRVGTKSHESDIEGIVSEPMAEPKKGLIGNVPDSQNIRTPQVRPSHSIASVESEVDFTEFESAIPTKYSWNEIQLNKKQKPLIQLNSGFNKPPLPGPHSHFQVNKPPLPGPHSHFQVDQVQSIPSISSRPSITEEDVTGPAKSKPSYSECINTQGSHVSPTISATDSFPDQIKSCLVNHQVSEAISTSTANMEYQGFNLNCITDLESAQRNLIVGSASPFASLDDGFQICWYQGDCYGMNLGLQDIEFPEYNDPALVSEVPAHLYDALRFDYPSEPSEYSVIGQGLFIS from the exons ATGGAGAGTAGCTTCTCTTCTCCCCGAAACGATACTTTTCCGGCTGGCCTTCGGGTCCTCGTCGTCGACGACGATCCCACTTGGCTTAAGATCTTAGAAAAGATGCTCAAGAGGTGCTCCTACGAAG TGACTACATGTGGTTTGGCAAGAGATGCTTTGCACTTGCTTCGCCAAAAGAAAGATGGATATGACATTGTTATCAGTGATGTGAACATGCCTGACATGGATGGTTTTAGACTTCTCGAGCATGTAGGACTTGAGATGGATCTTCCAGTTATTA TGATGTCTGTTGATGGAGAAACGAGTAGGGTTATGAGAGGAGTTCAACATGGAGCATGTGATTATCTTCTTAAGCCGATAAGAATGAAAGAACTGAGTAATATATGGCAGCATGTCTTTAGAAAGAAGATACATGAGATAAGAGACATTGAGAGTCATGAAAGCTTGGAGGGTATTCAGCTTATAAGAAGTGGATCAGATCAGTATGATGAGGGCTACTTTCTCAGCGCAGATGACCTCACTTCatcgagaaaaagaaaggatgtcGATAACAAATACGATGACAAAGACTTTGCTGATTTTTCATCTACAAAAAAGGCTAGAGTTGTTTGGTCCGTAGATCTTCATCAGAAATTTGTAAAAGCAGTACACCATATTGGATTTGACA AAGTTGGTCCGAAGAAAATACTTGACCTGATGAACGTGCCTTGGTTGACAAGGGAAAATGTTGCTAGCCACTTGCAG AAGTACCGGCTCTACTTGAGTAGGCTGCAGAAAGAGAATGAACTTAAATCTTCTTGTGGGGGGATGAAGCATTCCGACTATTCCTCAAAAGATGCTCAAGGAAGTTTTGGCCTTCAGAACTCGATCAGCATCCAACAAAGTGATGTTGCACATGGCAGCTTCAAAGTTTCTGGCGATAACTTAGTTTCCCAGAGAGTGGGTACGAAGAGCCACGAGAGTGACATAGAGGGGATTGTTTCAGAGCCTATGGCAGAACCTAAGAAAG GTTTGATTGGCAATGTTCCTGATTCTCAGAACATTAGAACTCCGCAGGTGCGCCCCAGTCATTCAATTGCATCGGTGGAATCTGAAGTAGACTTCACTGAATTTGAATCCGCTATTCCAACAAAGTATTCTTGGAATGAAATTCAATTGAATAAAAAGCAGAAGCCACTTATTCAGTTAAATAGTGGATTCAACAAGCCACCACTGCCCGGTCCACACAGCCATTTCCAAGTTAACAAGCCACCACTGCCCGGTCCACACAGCCATTTCCAAGTTGATCAAGTACAATCAATTCCTTCCATTAGTTCAAGACCTTCTATCACGGAGGAAGATGTAACTGGCCCTGCTAAGAGTAAGCCTTCGTATTCTGAGTGCATAAATACTCAGGGTAGCCATGTAAGTCCAACAATAAGCGCAACAGACTCCTTTCCTGATCAAATCAAGAGCTGTCTGGTAAACCATCAAGTTTCTGAGGCCATTTCAACTAGTACAGCAAACATGGAGTACCAGGGCTTCAACTTGAACTGCATTACTGATTTGGAATCCGCCCAAAGGAACCTAATCGTGGGAAGTGCATCGCCTTTTGCTTCTTTGGATGACGGCTTTCAAATTTGTTGGTATCAAGGTGATTGTTATGGCATGAATCTTGGACTTCAAGATATAGAGTTCCCGGAGTACAATGATCCTGCACTTGTTTCTGAAGTTCCCGCTCACTTGTATGATGCATTGAGATTTGATTATCCATCTGAGCCATCAGAATATTCTGTCATAGGTCAAGGTCTATTCATATCATGA